In Lemur catta isolate mLemCat1 chromosome 18, mLemCat1.pri, whole genome shotgun sequence, a genomic segment contains:
- the VHL gene encoding von Hippel-Lindau disease tumor suppressor isoform X2 translates to MPRKAGHGEEAEAGAEEAGAEEYGPEEYGHEESGAEESGPESGPEESGAEEEMEAGRPRPVLRSVNSREPSQVIFCNRSPRVVLPVWLNFDGEPQPYPTLPPGTGRRIHSYRVYTLKERCLQVVRSLVKPENYRRLDIVRSLYEDLEDHPNVRKDLERLTQEHIENQRMGEEMEDFN, encoded by the exons ATGCCCCGGAAGGCGGGGCACGGagaggaggccgaggcgggcgccGAGGAGGCCGGCGCCGAAGAGTACGGCCCTGAAGAGTACGGTCACGAGGAATCGGGCGCCGAGGAGTCCGGCCCGGAGTCCGGCCCGGAGGAGTCGGGCGCCGAGGAGGAGATGGAGGCCGGGCGGCCGCGGCCGGTGCTGCGCTCTGTAAACTCGCGCGAGCCCTCCCAGGTCATCTTCTGCAACCGTAGCCCGCGCGTCGTGCTGCCGGTGTGGCTCAACTTCGACGGCGAGCCGCAGCCCTACCCAACGCTGCCGCCGGGCACTGGCCGCCGCATCCACAGCTACCGAG TGTATACCCTGAAAGAGCGATGCCTACAGGTTGTCCGAAGCCTAGTCAAGCCTGAGAATTATAGGAGACTGGACATTGTCAGATCACTCTATGAAGATCTGGAAGACCACCCAAACGTGCGGAAAGACCTGGAGCGGCTGACACAGGAGCACATTGAAAACCAACGGATGGGAGAGGAAATGGaagattttaattga
- the VHL gene encoding von Hippel-Lindau disease tumor suppressor isoform X1, whose protein sequence is MPRKAGHGEEAEAGAEEAGAEEYGPEEYGHEESGAEESGPESGPEESGAEEEMEAGRPRPVLRSVNSREPSQVIFCNRSPRVVLPVWLNFDGEPQPYPTLPPGTGRRIHSYRGHLWLFRDAGTYDGLLVNQTELFVPSLNVDGQPIFANITLPVYTLKERCLQVVRSLVKPENYRRLDIVRSLYEDLEDHPNVRKDLERLTQEHIENQRMGEEMEDFN, encoded by the exons ATGCCCCGGAAGGCGGGGCACGGagaggaggccgaggcgggcgccGAGGAGGCCGGCGCCGAAGAGTACGGCCCTGAAGAGTACGGTCACGAGGAATCGGGCGCCGAGGAGTCCGGCCCGGAGTCCGGCCCGGAGGAGTCGGGCGCCGAGGAGGAGATGGAGGCCGGGCGGCCGCGGCCGGTGCTGCGCTCTGTAAACTCGCGCGAGCCCTCCCAGGTCATCTTCTGCAACCGTAGCCCGCGCGTCGTGCTGCCGGTGTGGCTCAACTTCGACGGCGAGCCGCAGCCCTACCCAACGCTGCCGCCGGGCACTGGCCGCCGCATCCACAGCTACCGAG GTCACCTTTGGCTCTTCAGAGATGCAGGGACATACGATGGGCTTCTGGTTAACCAAACTGAATTATTTGTGCCATCTCTCAATGTTGATGGACAGCCTATTTTTGCTAACATCACACTGCCAG TGTATACCCTGAAAGAGCGATGCCTACAGGTTGTCCGAAGCCTAGTCAAGCCTGAGAATTATAGGAGACTGGACATTGTCAGATCACTCTATGAAGATCTGGAAGACCACCCAAACGTGCGGAAAGACCTGGAGCGGCTGACACAGGAGCACATTGAAAACCAACGGATGGGAGAGGAAATGGaagattttaattga